The following DNA comes from Tepidanaerobacter syntrophicus.
AGGCCCATACTGTATCTTACCCTGCTTAAGTCTTCTCCTTTTTTAGGTTTTCTAAAAACAAACAAATGCTCATGCATTATCAGATAAAAGTTATATTTCTCAACTTGTCTTTCCCAGTATGGCGTAGATTTACAATTATGCTGAACTTTTATGATATCCTCTTTTAATATGAATCCGTTTTTTAGAAAAAGGTCCATTACATAAAAAGCTAACGGCACATAATGAGAGCTTTTTCTTGTATCTCCTATCAATATCCCACAATACTTATTTTCTTTTAATACTCTCCGCAGTTCTATAATCCCTTTTTCTAATTCACCACAAAACTTTTTAACTCCTGATATATTTGATAAATCTCCGTCAATGCCTTTTGAATATTCTATTATATTCAGGTATGGAGGATGTGTTATTATCAGATCTATGCTTCCATCACTTATTTCACGTAAGTTTCTTATGTCGCCTACTTTTACAATAGGGTTGTATTTATAATCACCTTCAAATTCCAGGTTTTTCTTGGCTATTTCAACCGCTTGAGGATTTATATCAAAACCTATGCCCTGCCTATTTAGCAGTTTGGTCTCTATAAGGGTTGTTCCGCTTCCTACCATTGGATCGAGCACTACATCTCCCTCTTGAGAATATCTCAATATAAGATTTCTGGGTATCTGTGGTGCAAAATTGCCTCGATAATTTCCGTTGTGTGTTTTCCATTTACCCCTATCGGGAAAGGACCAAACAGTAGTTATTTCTTTCTTAAAATTTATATTTTCCATAATATTTCCTCCAATAACCCCGTACGAACAAAATGAAGATTTAATAAATAATCTACTCTTTCAAATCCTTTTTCTATCTGGTTCTTTTGATCCTTCCATCCGATACCGTCTGTAACCCAAATAAATTCAAAACCGTTTTCTCGCAATTCATTTTGTCTTTCTATATAAGAATCCACTATTTCTTGGGGCTTTGAGCCAGACCCGGAAAAAAAGTTGACTTCAATGTTAATCACTTTACGATTATCCTTAATAATTATAAAATCCGCCTTTCTATTTTTTATAGAAGAGTTTACCTTAAAGTCAAAATTATCCTCAAGATATTTAAATTGCTTTTGATACAGCATTGTATATGAAGCCCTTTGCTTTGCAATTATATCTTCTATGATAGGTTTTAAAACCATCTCCATGGCATGGCCGCTTCTATTCTTCCTTGCATTAGTATCCATTCCAACTTCTATACCTGTT
Coding sequences within:
- a CDS encoding TRM11 family SAM-dependent methyltransferase, with the protein product MENINFKKEITTVWSFPDRGKWKTHNGNYRGNFAPQIPRNLILRYSQEGDVVLDPMVGSGTTLIETKLLNRQGIGFDINPQAVEIAKKNLEFEGDYKYNPIVKVGDIRNLREISDGSIDLIITHPPYLNIIEYSKGIDGDLSNISGVKKFCGELEKGIIELRRVLKENKYCGILIGDTRKSSHYVPLAFYVMDLFLKNGFILKEDIIKVQHNCKSTPYWERQVEKYNFYLIMHEHLFVFRKPKKGEDLSRVRYSMGLSK
- a CDS encoding type II restriction endonuclease; the protein is MDSSYFARLKVDSAEAVIDKFYDTLIDTNRGYNFFVDWDKVKRNVEEYKIEFNILNTLIGSKNFDSDLRKILIEYPQVIPAIPILLAIRERKFKVVKDFIDDSSDTVTYDFSKRKLTSNDIDAITEFFNKTGLKRFFLELSSNSIQDYVTGIEVGMDTNARKNRSGHAMEMVLKPIIEDIIAKQRASYTMLYQKQFKYLEDNFDFKVNSSIKNRKADFIIIKDNRKVINIEVNFFSGSGSKPQEIVDSYIERQNELRENGFEFIWVTDGIGWKDQKNQIEKGFERVDYLLNLHFVRTGLLEEILWKI